The genomic stretch AAAAAAACAATCGCAGTTATTTGTTAACTTCTCTAGTTAGCTAGTAACTGTAAGGCCGCTTGTCTGATGGAAGATGCGCCTCCTCTGAGTTGAAATCGCAGATAGAACATAGTGTTGTGCTCTTAAAGGTTCTTGCAAGGCTACTGCTCGTCATCAGTTCCATTGTAATGATTGTTCCATACTCGACGCTTATAGTGGGTTAGTAATTCAGTTTTACAATATCTTCTTTTGCTAGAGAGCTTTTGATGTTGAGATAGGATAGTACACTGCATTATAATCCTGTTACAAAATTTGGCAGGCAAAATGTGTGGCCTTGCACAGTGACCATTAAAGTGAAtagaaattggaaaaaaaaaagttgatagatatgaaaaggaaaaaaataaaataacaacaaGTTGCTtaaatttgataattaatattttattccataattcttttaacaaaaaaaaataatggatcatatggaattttatttttataaatggtataatatttaaaaataaaatacgaaTTCATCAATCTATTTAGTCATTATTTAGTGCCAAATTGTTTCTTTTCTTATGTAAGACCTGGCTGAGTTAAGAGAAGCTTACTTAAGCCCATTGCCGAGCTTAAGAAAAGGCCCAAAACAACATTTAGATTAGAAAAGCCCAGATATTTGCCATGAATGCTATCTTCGAACACGTGCGTTTCGGTCATAGAAGCACCAGATAAGATCCCCAAACCCTAAGCGCATCATTCATCATCGAACCACAAGAAGCGGCGCATCTGACAATCCATCCAAAAAACGAGAAAGATGACGACGACCGATTCGCAGCAGAAAACGAGCAAGTTCCGATGGGGCGAGATGGACGAAGACGACGATCTGGATTTCCTCCTCCCTCCGAAGCAGGTGATCGGCCCAGACGAGAACGGGTTGAAGACGGTGATCGAGTACAAGTTCAACGACGAAGGCAACAAGGTCAAGATCACGACCAGGTCACGCGTCCGTAAGCTAGCTTCCGCGAGGCTCAACAAACGAGCCATGGAGCGGAGGAGCTGGCCTAAGTTCGGAGACGCCGCGAACGAGGACGCTGGTAGCCATCTCACCATGGTTTCGACCGAAGAGATTCTTCTGGAACGACCTAGGGCTCCTGGTAACGTTGATTCTTATTACCTAATCTACGAATCTAAAACagtagtttttattatattagtggTTGTTTGGGTGTAGGAATCATGAACTAACACATAAGTCTTATTACATAATCTAAGATTAAACGAATCTAAAACATTAGTCCATTTCTTTTGGTTATACATAGTTTATATCTAAAACATTAGTCGTGTTACATTAGTTTATATCTAACACATTAGTCTTGTTACATAGGAATCCAAGACATTATTAGTCTTATtacaatagttttatttttggttatgcGAATTGTGAACTAAAACAATTAGTCTTCTTATCACATAAATCTATAGACTAGACTATCTAAAACATTAGTGTTATTTGTTATAACATTAGTTGTTTTTGGATATATGAAGAGTCTATTCGAATGACTTGGGTGACCTATTAGCTGATCACATGTTAGCAACGCGGCTACTTCTTTGTGTGATTGGTCAGTATGTCACCGACATCAGTTCACTGTTTGTTAGTCCATTGTGAGTAGGAGCAGACATGTGCTCTCACGTTTTACGGCTGCTTATTGTACACATTCAATGTTGCTTTCGATATGAAGCTTTTCTTTTAGTTCATGTGATGATATGTGGCTATGTATTTATACTGTTTTAGCACAAATTTATCTGTTTGGGCCATAACTTCTTTCCCGTTTCTGGGTATGTAATGTTTCAGGTACCAAAGCAGATGAATCAAAGGCAGCAGGAGACGGCTTGTCTCAGCTGAGTAAAGGTGCAGTCCTCATGGTTTGCAGGACATGCGGCAAGAAAGGTGACCATTGGACATCAAAATGTCCTTACAAGGATCTAGCTGCACCAACCGATGTCTTTGTCGACAAGCCACCCACAGGAGAAACATCTGCCGTA from Raphanus sativus cultivar WK10039 unplaced genomic scaffold, ASM80110v3 Scaffold1305, whole genome shotgun sequence encodes the following:
- the LOC130504021 gene encoding uncharacterized protein LOC130504021 is translated as MTTTDSQQKTSKFRWGEMDEDDDLDFLLPPKQVIGPDENGLKTVIEYKFNDEGNKVKITTRSRVRKLASARLNKRAMERRSWPKFGDAANEDAGSHLTMVSTEEILLERPRAPGTKADESKAAGDGLSQLSKGAVLMVCRTCGKKGDHWTSKCPYKDLAAPTDVFVDKPPTGETSAVPAAPGGKAAYVPPSMRAGADRSTGGSDMRRRNDENSVRVTNLSEDTREPDLMELFHPFGAVSRVYVAIDQKTGVSRGFGFVNFVSREDAQRAINKLNGYGYDNLILRVEWATPRPT